The following is a genomic window from Arthrobacter sp. NicSoilB4.
GACCTCGGAGGGCCGCGGGTGGGCGGCGGGGACGCCGTTGGTCAGCAGCTTGGCAAGGGCGTCGTCGGCGTCTTCGTCCACTCCGAGGCGCTGCCCTCGGCGGGAACGGAGCATGTCCAGCAGCCCGTCGGATTCCTGCTCCTGCTGCAACTGGAGCTGCTGGACAACCTGGAGCTGGGCGGTCGCGGTGCGGGCGGCAGCTTCAGCGTCGGTTTCAAAGTCAAAGGGCCGGTCCGACACTGCGGTGAGCCGGCGGGCAGGTACGGGACCGTCGAGGGGTTCCAGTTCGCTGAGTTGCTGCGCCCAGCGGTTCGCGTTCTGCAGGGATTTCCGGGCCGGGCTGAACGTCCACATGGCCGGCGGTTCCTCACCGATACCGGCGGGGCCGCCGGGTTTGGCTTCGAAGCGGGCCACCACGTTCCAGCTGCCGTCGGGGCGCCGCCAGGAGTCCCACTCCACGGTGGAGGCCTCAATGCCGTGTGCGCTGAGCCGGTGTGCCACCATGTCGCCGAGCGACGCCGGGTGGTCACCGAATACCGAACGGTACACGTCGTGTCCTGGGGCGGGGGCGGCGACTTCCACCTTGCGGGCCTGCTGGGCAACGTACTCGCGCTCGGCGAGTACCGGGCCCTCGTAGCGCTGGACCTTCGCCAGCGGAATGCCGGAGAGCTCCGCCACCTCTGCCGCCGTCGAGCCGCTGCGGATCCGCGCCTGGATATCGCGCGGAGACATGGCAATAGGGGTTGCGCCCGCGACGGAGGCGGCTTTGGCCGCCGTCCGGCTGGCTGCCACCCGAAGTGCTTCATCGATTGGCAGCTGGAACATCTCGCCGCCGGTGCCGCTCAACAGGAGATGCTCCCCGTCGTCGTGGACGCCTACAAGCCGTAGATCCTGCATACAAATCCTCCACCCTGGCATTGCTAACAATCGAAACTCTGCCACCGATGCGGGCCAATTCCGGTGAGGAGGGAGGGCGCGCCGTGATTTTCCGCGAATTTACGCCAGTTTTGGACCCATTCGGAGGCCGCCGG
Proteins encoded in this region:
- the sepH gene encoding septation protein SepH, which translates into the protein MQDLRLVGVHDDGEHLLLSGTGGEMFQLPIDEALRVAASRTAAKAASVAGATPIAMSPRDIQARIRSGSTAAEVAELSGIPLAKVQRYEGPVLAEREYVAQQARKVEVAAPAPGHDVYRSVFGDHPASLGDMVAHRLSAHGIEASTVEWDSWRRPDGSWNVVARFEAKPGGPAGIGEEPPAMWTFSPARKSLQNANRWAQQLSELEPLDGPVPARRLTAVSDRPFDFETDAEAAARTATAQLQVVQQLQLQQEQESDGLLDMLRSRRGQRLGVDEDADDALAKLLTNGVPAAHPRPSEVLAEVPAGPDNDEPETDGQDADSPSEEAKTGTPGTEHADAGGTGPRPVSDPWERRRDGRPSIMSRLTLAPRHEDGPDDALKLHDGVSTETREITIAASQLRPVGQQGPTSSPGLDELLGGGTSRRQQRESPAPAREDRDAEQPERQPAKPKRSSIPSWDEIVFGARGD